One genomic window of Trichosurus vulpecula isolate mTriVul1 chromosome X, mTriVul1.pri, whole genome shotgun sequence includes the following:
- the LOC118832576 gene encoding ribonucleoprotein RB97D-like has translation MATPPDSQAPMEPDCSPSSSVLENAQLRKLFVGRLNPNTDKFGLRKHFEAFGSLTDCVVVINPKTGRSRCFGFVSFSSMNEADRAMAASPHSVDGSQVELKRAVPWEDSNKPGAHARVKKIFVGGLKDDVDESDLVRHFSQFGPVERAEIIINKQSGKRRGFGFVHFVDHDTADKAAVVRFQPIQGHRVEIKKAFPKKDQDLRSLDAGSSCNQRPSNQAYAGDPDAKPSEDADLKPDGDSDAKFDGSFIPTLAWVPCLKPAWILSPKPGCIPSPKLDWGANPDPIPMEGPNLKPVGSPDPIPVGEPNPKPAGESLAPEAKPGTDPASNPVLTSKFVCSLSPGLGADISPDVNTGYGPKPEPGPKPEPNPNSGLDPKQGQSLNRGFIPISGPGPSPNPNPNSGLLSPSPSPKPGLPGPSPRPNLSLGQESGPRHHILSQGNRDQSGRDGNGIHSGGSESQTSSSHRQYQAAFDPMERRWGGWKNGGGSSRGAHRGGATGSGGN, from the coding sequence ATGGCTACTCCTCCAGATTCACAGGCCCCCATGGAACCAGACTGCAGCCCAAGTTCTTCGGTGCTGGAGAATGCACAGCTTCGTAAGCTGTTCGTTGGGAGGCTCAACCCGAACACTGACAAGTTTGGCCTCCGGAAACATTTTGAGGCCTTCGGCAGTCTCACAGACTGTGTAGTGGTGATAAACCCCAAAACCGGTCGTTCCCGCTGTTTTGGCTTCGTCTCTTTCTCCAGCATGAATGAGGCTGATAGAGCCATGGCCGCCTCACCCCATTCAGTGGATGGCAGCCAAGTAGAGTTGAAGCGAGCAGTGCCCTGGGAGGACTCTAATAAGCCAGGGGCCCATGCCCGAGTGAAGAAGATCTTCGTGGGTGGCCTCAAAGATGATGTGGACGAGAGCGACCTGGTGAGACACTTCTCACAGTTTGGACCTGTGGAGAGGGCTGAGATCATCATCAACAAGCAGTCAGGCAAAAGGCGGGGCTTTGGCTTTGTCCACTTCGTTGACCATGACACTGCAGACAAGGCCGCCGTGGTCAGGTTCCAGCCTATCCAAGGCCACCGAGTGGAGATCAAGAAAGCTTTTCCCAAGAAGGACCAGGACTTGCGGAGCCTCGACGCAGGGAGCAGCTGTAACCAGAGACCTTCCAACCAAGCTTATGCAGGGGACCCTGACGCCAAGCCTTCAGAGGATGCTGACCTCAAACCTGATGGAGACTCTGATGCCAAATTTGATGGAAGTTTCATCCCCACACTTGCCTGGGTGCCCTGCCTCAAACCAGCCTGGATCCTTAGCCCCAAACCTGGCTGCATCCCCAGTCCCAAATTAGATTGGGGTGCCAACCCTGATCCTATACCTATGGAGGGCCCAAATCTCAAACCTGTGGGGAGCCCTGACCCTATACCTGTAGGGGAACCCAACCCCAAACCTGCTGGGGAGTCCTTGGCCCCTGAAGCCAAGCCTGGCACTGACCCTGCATCCAACCCAGTGCTCACCTCCAAGTTTGTGTGTAGCCTCAGCCCAGGTCTAGGTGCCGATATCAGCCCTGATGTTAACACAGGTTATGGCCCCAAACCTGAGCCTGGCCCCAAACCTGAGCCTAACCCCAATTCAGGCCTTGACCCCAAACAGGGCCAAAGCCTTAACCGAGGTTTTATCCCCATATCTGGCCCTGGCCCAAGcccaaacccaaacccaaactCGGGTCTCCTTAGCCCCAGCCCAAGCCCAAAGCCAGGTCTCCCTGGCCCCAGTCCAAGGCCAAACCTGAGCCTTGGCCAGGAGAGTGGCCCCCGCCATCATATCCTAAGCCAAGGCAACCGTGATCAGAGTGGCCGTGATGGAAATGGCATCCACAGTGGAGGGAGCGAGAGCCAGACCAGCAGCAGCCACAGGCAGTACCAAGCAGCCTTTGACCCTATGGAGAGGCGTTGGGGTGGTTGGAAAAATGGGGGAGGATCTTCCAGAGGTGCCCACAGAGGTGGGGCCACTGGCTCTGGGGGCAACTAG